The Oryzias latipes chromosome 16, ASM223467v1 genome includes a region encoding these proteins:
- the LOC101173653 gene encoding uncharacterized protein LOC101173653: MRTFLLLLWFIRIFPIWSFFEGACPRKDPPPGVLVLSPGSRLVVTCGGLVRVNGAKVLLARKGPHTTNRRTSTAKVPTVTHNSTVSTTGQKPSIQSTANAERQHKTSAEGESPNLKNTRNKTSPDMVQPTTSTRTADDVTDWESEKMHTEAGFEEGEEGSRVTRAIWWRPQWKWNKQLVGAGDRDWGDIQLMRGGETLCLASVRPSDSGRYTCHRGARETFAVKVVVADPPERPSLSCYKKAPRSKIRCEWKPLNPLVKQPSCFLSLSKSSEKAFQQIPCSSSSSRCWCALDYNEDEQGTLHLAFLCATSIVGNATSEVLHFKPMDIVKPDPPSNILAHQQEGHTRRIEVTWNRPTTWQQDNYYGIIYELKYRPSMSLIEQVNLINGQQSYSIHDALPGVEYVIQLRSKEEYEGYWSEWSSPVYARSWNETKTEDSAFSLDSPDKVNQEADHDGSGSGWDTDNYMESSTEDACVHLCIWFHHLIWVSSLCAVLSAFLILYIFRHKVRIMSKLHSKRVFTNSGGFRPSLPSDSPPPEGKAVVTFSPQLLNKQPPRDPQEEENEEEGTLTDKIEAMHFNNNTYFFLQKQP; encoded by the exons ATGAGGACTTTTCTCCTTCTGCTCTGGTTCATCCGCATCTTCCCCATTTGGAGCTTTTTTGAAGGAGCCTGTCCCAGAAAAG aCCCTCCCCCTGGTGTCCTGGTTTTATCTCCGGGAAGTAGGCTGGTTGTGACCTGCGGTGGCCTTGTGAGGGTGAACGGAGCAAAGGTCCTCCTGGCCAGAAAAGGCCCACACACCACCAACAGAAGAACTTCAACTGCTAAAGtcccaactgtgacacacaacAGCACGGTCTCAACAACGGGGCAAAAGCCGTCCATCCAGAGTACAGCAAACGCGGAACGCCAACACaaaacttctgcagaaggagaaagtCCAAACCTAAAGAACACAAGAAATAAAACTTCTCCTGACATGGTCCAGCCAACCACGAGCACCAGAACAGCAGACGATGTAACAGACTgggagagtgagaagatgcacACTGAGGCTGGTTTTGAGGAAGGGGAGGAAGGCAGCAGGGTGACCAGAGCGATTTGGTGGAGGCCTCAGTGGAAATGGAACAAGCAGCTGGTGGGTGCAGGAGACAGAGACTGGGGGGACATCCAGCTGATGAGGGGTGGAGAAACTCTGTGTCTGGCCTCAGTGAGACCGTCAGACAGCGGGAGATACACGTGTCATCGTGGAGCCAGAGAAACGTTTGCTGTTAAAGTCGTTGTTGCAG ATCCTCCAGAGAGGCCCAGTCTGTCTTGCTACAAAAAGGCTCCAAGAAGTAAAATCCGCTGTGAGTGGAAGCCTCTAAATCCTCTTGTTAAGCAGCCCAGCTGTTTTCTCTCTCTGAGTAAAAG TTCTGAAAAAGCGTTCCAGCAAATTCCATGTTCATCTTCGTCCTCCCGCTGCTGGTGTGCTCTGGACTACAATGAAGACGAGCAGGGAACTCTTCATTTGGCTTTCCTGTGTGCAACCAGCATTGTGGGCAATGCGACCAGCGAGGTGCTGCACTTCAAACCTATGGACATTG TAAAGCCTGATCCACCTTCAAACATCTTAGCGCACCAACAGGAAGGGCACACCAGGAGAATAGAAGTCACATGGAACCGCCCAACGACATGGCAGCAAGACAACTACTATGGCATCATCTATGAGCTTAAGTACAGACCTTCCATGTCCTTAATTGAGCAG GTAAATCTGATTAACGGCCAGCAATCGTACAGCATCCATGATGCTCTACCTGGTGTTGAATATGTGATTCAGCTGAGATCCAAAGAAGAGTATGAAGGTTATTGGAGTGAGTGGAGTTCACCTGTTTATGCCAGGAGCTGGAATG aaaccaaaacagagGACTCAGCATTCTCTTTGGATTCTCCTGACAAAGTCAATCAAG AGGCTGACCATGATGGATCAGGCTCTGGATGGGACACAGACAACTACATGGAAA GCTCTACAGAAGATGCCTGTGTGCACTTGTGCATTTGGTTTCATCACCTCATTTGGGTTTCTAGCCTTTGTGCCGTCTTATCAGCTTTTTTAATCCTCTACATTTTCAG ACACAAGGTCAGAATAATGTCGAAGCTTCACAGCAAGAGAGTCTTCACTAACAGTGGTGGCTTTAGGCCGTCTCTGCCCTCCGATTCGCCACCTCCAGAGGGGAAGGCCGTGGTGACCTTTTCACCTCAACTTCTCAACAAACAACCGCCAAGAGATCCTCAAGAGGAGGAAAatgaggaagaaggaacatTGACAGACAAAATAGAAGCGATGCACTTCAACAACAACACctatttctttttgcagaaacagccgtga